A segment of the Marinomonas posidonica IVIA-Po-181 genome:
TTAAGCATCGTTTAAACATATTAGTTTCTCAAGTCTTGCGGGTTAAAAATTAAATCTACTTTCCTGAAGTTACGCTCAAATATATATGAATCCACTTCTGCTAATTCCTCTATGCGCCTAACTTTATTAATAGCGTCTAACGCACGTTGATCAAATAAAGCGTCACCGCTTCCTTTTATCACCTGGGCATTCATTACTTCACCATTAGGTAAGAAATCAATACGCAATTCCGTTTTCATACCATTTCGAGCACTCGGCGGGCGACTCCAAGCGGCGGCTACCCTAGCATTAATCAAACTGCTAATCGACTGTACCATTTGGGTTTCTTCTGCCGCCAACCGTTTTGCTTCTTCTTCCGCTGCAGCTTTTTGTGCTGCAAGCTCCTTGGCGCGCTTTTCTTCTGCCAATCGTGCCGCTTCTTCTTGTCGCTTACGCTCTTGCTCAGCCAGTCTATCGGCCTCAGCTTGGCGAATTAAAGCTTCTTCTCGCTGTTTTTGTTGACGCTTGAGTTCTTGTTGACGCTTTTCTTCCGCTAAACGTTTTTTCTCCGCCTCTTGGGCTTGTTTTTTCTTTTCGGTTGCTTGGGCAATGCGTTTCTGCTCAGCGGCTTTTCTTTCAGCTTCTTGCTTTTTCTTTGCGGCGTCTTGTTCTTTTTTCCGCTGAGCTTGGGCCGCTTTCTTGCGCTTGTCTTCTAAGGCTTTTCTAGCAATCTCTTTTTTACGTGCTTGCTCAGCCGCCTTTTTCTTTTGTTTTGCAATGGCAGCCGCTTGTTTTTGAGCGGCTTTTTTCTCGGCCTCTCGCTGGCCTATGATAGTCTGCGAAACATCCACTACTTTCGCATTAACAATCACGGGACGTTTTGGCTCAGTTTTTTTACTGTCTGAAAAATCTACGGCCAATACCGCCGTTAATACAATACCAGCATGTAAACCTATTGCCAGTGCAACGGGCAAACTATAACTGTCACTACGCAACCACTTCATACTCAGTTATCCGGCTCTGTCACTAAGCCCACATTAGGCGCTCCAGCACCTTGTAATGCGACCATCAAACCTACAACGTCACCATAAGGAACGTTTTTATCTCCGCGAACTAATACTGACATACTGGGGTTTTGATTGAGAATTTTGCGAACTTTGGTTTGTAAATTCGATAATGAAATCGTTTCTTGCTGTCCACCCACATCTAAATAAAACTGACCAGTCGAGTCAACGGATGCTATTAACACGTCATTTTCGTCATTTTGTATTGGTGTTGCATTTGCATTGGGCAGTTCAACATCAACACCTTGAGTCAGCATAGGCGCGGTGATCATAAAAATCACGAGCAATACCAACATAACATCAATATAAGGTACGACATTGATTTCCGCCATTGGGCGACGTTTGTCTTTTCGTCTTGAGCGAGCCACTATGCTGCGCCTCCCTCTTTGACATGGACTTTACGGTGTAAAATGCTTGCAAACTCTTCGGCAAAATTGTCATAACTTGAACTAAGAGACTCTGCAGCTGTGGAGAAACGGTTATAAGCTACTACGGCCGGAATAGCCGCCGCCAAGCCTATCGCTGTGGCAATAAGTGCTTCTGCGATACCCGGGGCCACGCTGGCCAATGTTGCCTGTTGAACTTCAGCCAAACCGATAAAAGAGTGCATAATCCCCCAAACAGTACCAAATAAACCAACATAAGGACTGGTTGAGCCAACTGTCGCCAAGAACGGCAAATGTTGATCGAGTTTTTCTTCTTCACGATACAATGCCACCCGCATGGCTCTTTGCACACCATCCATAACAGCATCAGGGTCCACATTTTGGTTCTGTCTTAAGCGAGTAAACTCTTTGATTCCTGCGGTAAAAATGGTCTCCATGCCTTCAACTTTACGTCCTTCTTGAGTCAACTTGCGATACAACTGACTCAGATCCATACCGGACCAAAATTGATCTTCAAATTCAGAACGAATTTTCTTTGCTTGCTTAATAACTCGAATTCGTTGAAAAATAACAATCCAAGAAAACACAGAAGCAGCCAACAAGGTCAACATAACAAGCTGTACGACTAAACTAGCACTGGCGATTAAACCCCAAATTGACATTGTGGACCTCTATTTAAAATCGGTTGGTAATTGGTAATTAAAATGTTCATAAGCTCTTTTTGTCACTTGCCGACCACGCGGGGTGCGTATGACAAAACCCTGCTGTATCAAAAAAGGTTCGATAACATCTTCGATGGTATCTTTATCTTCACCAAGTGCGGCAGAAACACTGTCAAGCCCAACAGGTCTACCGTCAAACTTTTCTATCATAGTCAACAACATACGTCTATCTAAATGATCAAAACCCTGACTGTCTACACTTAACATATCTAATGCACGTTGAGCAACTTTTTGTCCAACTAGGTCGACTCCTTCCACTTGTGCAACGTCACGAACTCGTCGTAATAAGCGGTTAGCAATTCGAGGCGTGCCTCGTGAACGCCTAGCCACTTCAAAACTGCCTCTCTCGTCTAATTGAATGCCCATTTTAGACGCAGAGCGAGACACTATGGTGGTTAATGATTCAACATCGTAAAACTCAAGTCGCTGCACAATACCAAAGCGATCTCGTAAAGGCGAGGTTAACAAACCCGCTCGTGTTGTAGCTCCGACAAGCGTAAAGGGTGGGAGTTCAATTTTAATTGAACGAGCGGCAGGGCCTTCACCAATCATGATGTCCAATTGATAATCTTCCATGGCAGGATAAAGCACTTCTTCAATCGCCGGACTTAAGCGATGAATTTCATCAATAAATAAAATATCACCTTCATTTAAGTTGGTTAATAAGGCCGCCAAATCCCCAGCACGCTCCAACACAGGACCTGAGGTTGTTCTAACTTCCGCCCCCATTTCATTTCCGATGATGTGCGCTAATGTTGTCTTACCAAGCCCAGGTGGACCAAACACTAAAGTATGATCCAATGGCTCATTACGTTGTCGAGCCGCTTGGATGAAAATTTCCATTTGCTCACGCACAACGGGCTGGCCGATGTATTCTGATAAGGCTTGTGGTCGAATCGCTCGATCCACTTGCCGGTCGTTACCTTTTAGTTCGGCTGAGATAATACGATCTTGTTCAATCATTTTTACTTCCTCAACATTCCTTGTAGTGCGGCTTTAATAACAGACTCACTGTCTGCACTATCCATTGGCACTGCGGCAATGGCTTTGGCCGCTTCTTGGGGCTTGTAGCCTAATGCTATCAACGCTGCCTCAGCTTCCTGCCTTGGGTCAGCTTGAACTTGCTTCAATACCGCAGGCGTGGCAAACAAATCCCCTTTTGCAGCCTGACCAAGCTTATCACGTAATTCAATAATTAATCTCTCGGCGGTTTTTTTACCAACACCTGGAATGCGCGTTAATGCGGTGACATCCGAATCCTGTACATTAGCAATAAGCTCTTCCGCAGACATACTCGATAATATGGCGAGCGCCATTTTAGGGCCAATGCCATTGACTTTAATTAAGACCCTAAACAGCGCCCTTTCACTTTTATCGCTAAACCCAAAGAGAGTATGAGAATCTTCCTTAACAATAAGGTGGGTAAATAAAGTGACCCGCTCACCAACTTGCGGCAAATCATAAATGGTCGTCATAGACGCGCTAATTTCGTAACCAAGACCCTGTACATCAATCAATAATTCTGGCGGCGATTTTTCCGCCAAAGTTCCGGTAATTCGCCCTATCACAACACTTTCCTTACATCTTGTTCTGACCAACGTTTTGAACTTCGTCCGGCACGCTTACCTGTACCATATTCTAAACCACCAGATGTTCGGGTATTAGCATGACACAAAGCAATCGCCAAGGCGTCGGCGGCATCAGCTTGAGGCTTAGATGTTAAGCCAAGCAGCAATTGCACCATGCTTTGAACTTGTGCCTTATCAGCGCTGCCGGTACCCACTACAGACTGCTTCACTCGACGAGCAGCATATTCGTTAACGGTTAATTCTTGCAGCGATGCGGCGACGATCGCGGCGCCTCTGGCTTGGCCAAGCTTTAAAGCGGAATTGGCATTTTTTGCCATGAAGACCTCTTCGATAGCAAACTCTGTTGGTTGGTACTCTTTCAAAAGTGACTCAACCCCATTAAAAATATGCTTCAACCTCACGGACAGTTCTTCATCAGGTAAGCGAATACAACCACTGTTTACATACACTGGTTTGCCTTTAATAATATCGATAATACCAAAGCCAGTGACACGTGAACCTGGGTCAATCGCCATAATTCTAGTTTCAGTCATGGGTTTCTCATATGCACCATCATTACTGTATATTTCAACAGGGCTTTACACTAGATGCAATGTGTAAATACAAAAAAGGCCGCGAAGTAGCGGCCTTTTACGTTTTTCTTTCGTTTCCTTAACAGCAACCGCTTAATTTAAGCGATTCACTTGCAAAAAGTTATTCTGCAACCGGCTTACGAACACGAATGCTTAACTCTTTCAATTGCTTCTCGCTGACGTCACCTGGCGCTTGAGTTAACAAACAAGTCGCACTTTGAGTTTTCGGGAAAGCAATGACATCACGGATAGAGCTTGATCCTGTCATCAACATAACCAAACGGTCCAAACCGAATGCTAAACCACCGTGTGGCGGTGCACCAAACTTCAATGCATCTAGTAAGAAACCAAATTTCTCTTCTTGCTCTGCTTCACTGATGTTCAACAATTCAAAGACGGCTTCTTGCATAGAAGCTTGGTGGATACGAATTGATCCACCGCCCAACTCCGTACCGTTAAGCACCATGTCGTAAGCTTGTGACAAAGCATTTAATGGGTCTGCTTTCAACGCTTCAGGTGAGCAAGAAGGTGCCGTAAATGGATGGTGAATTGCGGTGATACCACCATCACTGGTTTCTTCAAACATTGGGAAATCTACTACCCACAATGGCGCCCATTCGCAAGTGTACAGGTTCATGTCTTCACCCAACTTACAACGCAATGCACCAAGGGCCTCATTAACGATTTTTGCTGAGTCTGCACCGAAGAAGATTAAATCGCCATCTTGCGCCTCTAGGCGCTCAAGTAAAGCCGCACGAACTTCAACTGGAAGGAATTTCACAATTGGTGATTGCAAGCCTTCTTCTAGGTTAGATTTGTCATTCACCTTGATGTAAGCCAAACCTTTAGCACCGTAAATACCAACAAACTTAGTGTAGTCGTCGATTTGTTTACGGGTTAAGCTGTTACCGCCTGGCACTTTAAGCGCCGCAACACGGCCTTTAGGATCCGTCGCTGGGCCAGAGAAGACTTTAAAATCAACGTCTGCCATCAAATCTGATACTGTGACCAATGTCAGCGGAATACGCAAATCTGGCTTATCACTACCATAGCTTTCCATCGCTTCTGAGTAAGGCATGCGTGGGAAAGCCCCCAAATCAATGTTCATTAACTCTTTAAATAAGTTAGTGATCATCTCTTCCGTCATTGCCATGATCTGCTCTTCGCTCATGAAAGAGGTTTCAATATCAACTTGAGTAAACTCAGGCTGGCGATCAGCACGCAGATCTTCATCACGGAAACATTTAGCAATTTGGTAGTAGCGGTCAAAACCAGACACCATCAACAACTGTTTAAACAATTGTGGTGATTGTGGCAGCGCAAAGAAACTGCCCTGCTGTGTACGGCTTGGTACCAAATAATCACGTGCCCCTTCAGGAGTTGCACGAGTTAGAATCGGTGTTTCAATGTCCAAGAAACCGTTGTCATCTAAGTAACGACGCAGTACGGACGTCACTTTAGAGCGAAAACGCATTTTTTGCTGAATCTCTGGGCGGCGCAAATCGATAAAACGATTTTTAAGACGAATGTCTTCACCAACCGCTTGGTGTTCATCCAACTGAAACGGTGGCGTTTGCGCTGCATTGAGTACTTCTAAGCTCGTACCCAAAACCTCAATTTCACCAGTACGCATGTTCGGGTTAATGGTTCCTTCCGGACGCGCACGAACCAGTCCTGTTAATTTGATTACGTATTCATTACGAACACTGTCCGCTAACGCAAAACTGTCTGCGCGGTCAGGGTCAAATACAACTTGAGTGATACCTTCGCGGTCACGAACGTCTAAGAAAATAACCCCACCGTGATCACGGCGACGATGAACCCATCCGCATAAAGTAATTTCTTGTGAAATGTTAGAAGCATTTAATTCGCCGCAATAATGGCTGCGCATAATTTCTTTCCTATTACTGTCTCAGTAAGAGAGTGATGTTCTTAGTGTGTTTTCCTGCCAACCAATCAATGTGAGCAACTCAGCATATTAATTTGTCAGGACAACAGAATATTTTAAGGCCAAGCATTATATGCGAAGCGAGTCCGACTCTCTATAGGTAGAGCCAAATTTGTCACAAGACAATGCAATTATTGAATCGCATCGATCTCAAATTCCGTTAATTTCCCAGATATAGTGATTGATACGCACTCTCCCTCTTCTTGCCCTATCAGTATTTTACCAACCGGAGTCGCAGGAGACACCAACACCAAAGGTAAATTTTGATACTCTAAAGCTAACCCGCCAGCGATGTTTGAGATGAAAAAAAATCGCGATGCTAGCTTACTGTCTACAGGAACAAGCCTCACTAAACTCCACAAACAAACCTTATCAATCACAGCAAACTTAACGGGCACTTGGCGACTAAATTGCAACCAATCATTTTCGCATTCGATTACCCGTTGGGATTGGCCGTGAGCCAAATAAGAGGATTCAAGACCAAAAGTATCGTATTTAGTTTCGGCGACACTTTCTTCATTGACGGCCGCCTCTCTTGCTTGAAGCGCAGCAGAACGGGCCGTTTTAAAACGTGCTTCAAGAGCGTTTACAAGCAAATTTATAACGTTCTGTCTGTTCATATAAGCGGTTATCCCCTCCAAAACTGGGCGCCATTCATCTCAATATGCGTAAAATAAATCATGCAAATAATGGGATCTTATAGGGCCATAAAATTATAGAGTTGACAAAGTCAACCCTAAAAAGTAAAATATAATCATTCTCAAATAGAGCCAAGTGCATGCAACATACTTTAAGCGAAGCATTACATAGCTTAATATTAAGCTACCGCAAGGCATTAAAGCAGCTTGCGATTGAGGCAGGGATTCTACTCCCTGTTACGCATATCAGGGCGCTAAAATGCATTACCAACATAGAAAACTGCAGCGCTCGAGACATTGCCCTAAAACTAAGGCTGGATAAATCTCAAGTGGCAAGACTTGTGAAAGACTTAATCGAGCAAGATTACATCGAAAAAGCCAAAGATCCGACCAATTATCGCTGCCAAGTTATCTCATTAACAACAGCCGGTAAAACTTTACATCAAAAAATCATTCGTATTGATACCCAAGCACGCACTCAGATGTGTGATGGCATGGCACAACAAGATATAGAAGGCTTTATTCAACTAACTGAGTTGATGAAAAGCAACCTAACTCAGTATTCAAAAGATTAAGGTCAAAATTATGAGCAGAATGCAACCTCGAGACTTTATCGTTATCCGCAAAGAATTGATCACCCCACACATGCTAAGAGTCACGCTTGGTGGGGAAAACATTCAAACCATCCCTGACAATCAGGAAAGCGGTTACGTTAAGTTAATTTTTCCAACCAATGGCAAGCCCTTGTTTCGGACTTATACCATTCGCCATCAACGTCACAATGAAATTGATATCGATTTTATGCTGCATGAGGATAGTGGTCCGGCATCATCTTGGGCAAAGTCCACTCAGCCAGGTGACACCATTTGTGTCGGTGGCCCCGGCCCTAAGAAAATGATTGCCGATTCAGGTGACTGGTATTTGTTGGTAGGCGACATGACTGCGCTGCCCGCTATCAGTGTCAACTTAGCTCAGTTGCCAAACGATGCAAAAGGTTATGCGGTTATCGAAGTCGTATCCGAGTCAGACATGCAGCCGCTAACACACCCAAAAGACCTTAGTATTGTATGGGCAATCAACCCTCAGCCAGGTCAACAAGCCGACTTTCTGTTAAAGCAGGTGCAGTCACTCGAGTGGTTGGATGGCTCGCCCGCTATTTGGACGGCTTGCGAGTTTAATAGCATGAAAAACCTACGAAACTTCTTCAAGAAAGACAAAGCGGTTTCAAAAGACAATCTTTATATTTCCAGTTACTGGAAACTGGGCAGCAATGAAGACCAGCATAAAGAAGTAAAGCGTCAAGATGCTGAGATGGCTTGATATCACTCATCACCCTTTTTTGAACCTTTCTAGCAAAACAAAAAGGCCTGCTCATAGAAGCAGGCCTTTTGCGTTAGCAAGTAAGCAAACCGTCTTTATAAACGGATGCTTTCTATAATTTGTTCTACCACCTCTTCGACCGCTGTTCCGTTAATCGAGTAATCGGCAATATTGTCATCGGAAACCAAGATTGCTACGCCGGTTTGGCGAACTAGATTGGCTTCCTCACTTGTTGCGTTAGCTTTCGCGAGCGCAGTGACACCGCGTCTTAGTAGCAAACGCTCAACCGCATCAGATTTCTCCAATACCACGGAGGATAAAGCAATAATGGCAGGTTTTTGACCCAGTCGTGCTGCACGATCTTCTGCACTGACAACCGATTCTTGATCTAGCTCAACGATCGCTTCTTCAACCATGCCAGCACCGACGGTGACATTGGTAAGGCGATCAATGATGACCAAAGCACCTGTCAAGCGGCTGTTTTGGTATTCATCAAACGCCACAGGTGTATCAAATTGCAATACAGCATCACCAATACCATTTAACTCAAGCTCAGCAATGGTGCTGTGCTCAAGGGTATTAACATCTATTTTATGATTAAAATGATGCACTTTACCTGGTACAGTCTGCGTACCTAGCTTGAAGTCATACAGCTTGCCCGGTACTAAAGGTTGTTCCGCCATCCACACAAGAGAGGCTCGTAGTGCCGATGAAATTAATGGCTCTTCATCAGCGTGTGACAACATATCGCCACGGCTAATGTCAATTTCATCTGTTAAGGTAATGGTGACCGCCTGACCTGCTTTAGCTGTCTCTAGCTCACCATCGAAGGTGACAATTTTATCTACGCTAGAGGTTTTTCCAGATGGCAAAGCAACCAGTTTGTCACCTGGTTTTACTTGCCCAGCTGCAATCGTGCCTGCGAAACCACGAAAATCCAGATTAGGACGGTTAACATATTGCACAGGCAACCTGAATGCCGCCTGCTTAACATCTCGATCAATTTTCACTGACTCAAGAATCGACATCAAAGAACCACCTTGATACCAAGGCGTGCTCTCAGATGGATTAACAACATTATCACCGCGCAAGGCTGACATTGGAACAAAGTGAATGTCACTAGGCTTGCGATCACCGAGCTGGTCTACAAAGTCTAAGTAATCCGCTTTGATATGATCAAACCTTTCTTTGGAGAAATCCACCAAATCCATTTTGTTAACGGCCACAACGACATGTTTAATGCCTAGTAGTGAGGCGATATAACTATGACGACGAGTTTGAGTTTGCACACCGTAACGAGCGTCGATCAAGATGATCGCCAAATCACAGGTCGATGCGCCTGTTGCCATGTTACGAGTGTATTGCTCATGCCCAGGTGTATCGGCAATGATGAATTTACGCTTTTCCGTTGAAAAATAACGGTAGGCCACGTCGATGGTAATGCCTTGTTCACGTTCAGCTTGCAAACCATCGACTAATAGTGCGAGATCAACTTCTTCGCCCTGTGTTCCAGATTTTTTACTGTCACGTTTAACCGCATCCAAATGATCTTCATAAATCAATTTAGAATCGTGTAACAAACGGCCGATTAAGGTACTTTTACCATCATCAACGTTACCACATGTCAGAAGACGCAATAGGTCTTTTTCTTCATGCTGCTTTAGGTAACCAAGTATGTCTTGGCTGATCAATTCTGACTGGTGAGACATGCTCTTTTACTCCAAACTTAGAAATAGCCTTGTTTCTTTTTCTCTTCCATTGACCCAGCAGAGTCATGGTCAATCATTCGCCCTTGGCGTTCTGAGCTCTTGGTTAGCAACATTTCCTGGATAATCTCAGGAAGTGTGTTGGCTTCAGACTCAACCGCCCCAGTCAGGGGATAACAACCCAATGTACGAAAACGCACAGATTTCATTTCAGGTTGTTCACCGTTTAATGGCATACGATCATCGTCAACCATGATCAAGGTGCCATCACGCTCAACAACAGGACGCTTCTCAGAGAAATACAAAGGAACAATTGGAATGCTTTCTAAGTAGATGTATTGCCAAATATCCAGCTCAGTCCAGTTAGACAAAGGGAAAACACGTATGCTCTCGCCTTTATTTACCTTACCATTGTAGATATTCCATAATTCAGGACGCTGGTTTTTAGGGTCCCAACGGTGTTGCTTATCACGAAAAGAGTACACACGTTCTTTCGCACGGGATTTTTCTTCATCGCGACGTGCGCCACCAAAGGCCGCATCAAAGCCATACTTGTCTAACGCTTGCTTTAGGCCTTGAGTTTTCATGACATCTGTGTGTTTCGCGCTGCCATGGGTAAAAGGGCCGATGCCTTGCTCAATGCCTTCCTGATTCTGATGCACGATCAGTTCGAGCCCAAGCTTCGCAACCATTTCATCACGGAACGTAATCATTTCCTTAAATTTCCAGCCTGTATCCACATGCATTAACGGAAACGGTGGCTTTCCAGGGTAAAAAGCTTTCATGGCCAAATGCAGCATGACCGCTGAATCTTTACCAATAGAATAAAGCATTACAGGATTATCAAATTCGGCAGCCACTTCACGGATAATATGAATACTTTCCGCTTCCAGCTGTTTTAGGTGTGTCAGTCTTGCCTCTGTCATAATGTCCCATCTCTAATATTAAGGCTTTAGCATTTCTCACACTATAACATGCCTTTAAGTTATAAAAACCACACCATCTAGACTTTAGTAGAATATGTATATTAAAAAAGCTATATAGACTTAACTTATGAAACATCATAAAAAAGGCTAAAGAGTCCCCCCCTTTAGCCTTTTTAAAATGCGATATCTTGCAGAAAACTACTGAGCGTTAAGTTGTTGCTCTAACATCAGCTGGTTAATCTGTTTGCGTAACCGAATGATCTCAGCATTGACCTGCGAACGGAACGCGTCGTTAGATTGGATCGCTTCCTGCTGTTGCTTCAAGGTCTGCTGCACTTGTGTTAAATCAGAGGCATCTGATGCATTGGCCTTTTGCTCAACTGTATTGAGTTGCTTTTGCAGTCGCCCAATTTCCTGTGAAACGCTTTCAACGCTCAAACCAAGTGCTTGTGTGGTACCTGTCTGCTCATTAAGAACTTTCTCAACGCTACTAAGTTGCGCTGCTTGCCCCTGAATTTTAACATTTTGACTTTTAACCTGATCCCCTAGGCCCTCTGTTAAACTATCAAGCTCGACCACTGTTGGTAATAGTTTGTTGTAAGCGGCCTCCAAATCACTGAACGCGCCATCTTGATGCGCAATACGTTTGGCTTGTGTTGACACATCGGCTTTCAACGTCTTGATTTGCTGCTTTAATAAATCAACAGCATCACTATTTGCAGCGATGGTTTTGCGGTTTCTATCATATGACACCCCCCACAGTTTACGAATCTCGCTCTCATGAGTTTTGAGTGTCTGTTCCACTGTTTGGCCCTGCTCATTGGCCGAGACATCCGCGGCCAACAATTGGTGATCAAGGTTTTCAATTTCGCTTTTTGCTCCGTAAAGCTCATTACGTAATTGTTGATTTTGCTGCCACAACCAAAAACCAGCCGCAGCAGAAAAGGCCAATATCAGAAACAAAAGAAGGTAAATACCGAATAAGCTTTGCTTCTTATGAACCACAGCGGGGGCATGAGCGGGTTGGGCAGGAGAAGGCGCTGGGCGGGCCTTTGGCGCGCTACTATTATGCCTTCTTTGGCTTACTTCATCTTGATCCAAAGTCATACTTGGGATCTCTACATCGTCGTCTCTTCGCATGGAAATCTAATATATTGGTTATTAACAAAAATTATGGAAAAACAAGATAGAACAATTCTAAATAATATTATCTTAGTTCTTTCGGTGCTACTATATAAGCACCATTAACTGCTTGATAACAAGCACTTTAGTTAATTAAAAGCAAGGAGAATCGTAATGTCTTTTGAATTGCCCGCGCTTCCATACGCGAAAGACGCACTAGAGCCACATATGTCTGTAGAGACATTGGAATATCACCATGGTAAGCACCATAACACTTAT
Coding sequences within it:
- the cysN gene encoding sulfate adenylyltransferase subunit CysN, with the translated sequence MSHQSELISQDILGYLKQHEEKDLLRLLTCGNVDDGKSTLIGRLLHDSKLIYEDHLDAVKRDSKKSGTQGEEVDLALLVDGLQAEREQGITIDVAYRYFSTEKRKFIIADTPGHEQYTRNMATGASTCDLAIILIDARYGVQTQTRRHSYIASLLGIKHVVVAVNKMDLVDFSKERFDHIKADYLDFVDQLGDRKPSDIHFVPMSALRGDNVVNPSESTPWYQGGSLMSILESVKIDRDVKQAAFRLPVQYVNRPNLDFRGFAGTIAAGQVKPGDKLVALPSGKTSSVDKIVTFDGELETAKAGQAVTITLTDEIDISRGDMLSHADEEPLISSALRASLVWMAEQPLVPGKLYDFKLGTQTVPGKVHHFNHKIDVNTLEHSTIAELELNGIGDAVLQFDTPVAFDEYQNSRLTGALVIIDRLTNVTVGAGMVEEAIVELDQESVVSAEDRAARLGQKPAIIALSSVVLEKSDAVERLLLRRGVTALAKANATSEEANLVRQTGVAILVSDDNIADYSINGTAVEEVVEQIIESIRL
- the cysD gene encoding sulfate adenylyltransferase subunit CysD — encoded protein: MTEARLTHLKQLEAESIHIIREVAAEFDNPVMLYSIGKDSAVMLHLAMKAFYPGKPPFPLMHVDTGWKFKEMITFRDEMVAKLGLELIVHQNQEGIEQGIGPFTHGSAKHTDVMKTQGLKQALDKYGFDAAFGGARRDEEKSRAKERVYSFRDKQHRWDPKNQRPELWNIYNGKVNKGESIRVFPLSNWTELDIWQYIYLESIPIVPLYFSEKRPVVERDGTLIMVDDDRMPLNGEQPEMKSVRFRTLGCYPLTGAVESEANTLPEIIQEMLLTKSSERQGRMIDHDSAGSMEEKKKQGYF